From the Pomacea canaliculata isolate SZHN2017 linkage group LG4, ASM307304v1, whole genome shotgun sequence genome, one window contains:
- the LOC112561375 gene encoding uncharacterized protein LOC112561375 isoform X1, whose amino-acid sequence MSNSPSLFSLPRLKDEQQQQQQQQQLQQQTLPSPQQQALQQQASGEIGKITGEKRDPDNLCIEELAELISASIADMNAFPGKPEKSNVLQETVVSQLQQISKPGPTDSRSSEAVQQSQVSSSKPSIVANEILGSLLLEALEGFLFVVNSQGKVEFVSENVVQYLKYSQDDLVGKSIYNIIHVGDHAQFSNSLVPMSLPNSLSWPNDSPNKGRNFNCRMLIKPPCEEDEDVEVKQTYVSQYESMYITAILQPYLGHKFSDAHSESDNQTCLVCIARRVPMIEKVNTMVNNEAYTTKCDLTGKILDFEARSLPKGHYGEVLTGSYTLTGNYYDYCLNNDVSVVRKHFSEVSAADSRSGLYRIRLKDSRYFFVQSTSKLITSPHNHKPDYIFSTHSIIREVESESELKGLAGTSLLKYLSNQSSISSSHNLHPALAFIGIPNSPSLPFNMVSAMSSPSSTMGLNMGMGNLGPLANNSMGSIGGNTGNSMDSISDLDFFTPSDWEQVNALISMSGGGVSLPASENLGVYSSNMTGNGVSGGAVSSGNSVSNMQTFTTTNSWGGVAPMKSAANTPANSTGSSSLQLALLGNQSLANMTSANINNTVGISNTTSISMNGKPHPGVLAHLQRSNSTSFEGQKSPSFSPGPGGTPRSAVTFNMPVPGQRQPGGLIGYPSQRSPVSGVMQNRSHGGQFGMGFQRKTMSPLLSPQPGLSSSPVWGRSPSAMGGPDFGGHGGPGSVGSMSQASPLQALQSMDSQTSSALDILSPSPRGSHDPPFPPPTPPFDASPGGVGGGTGGADLRQRPGKLCQLLTQNTSLEQLGPRSLLMSGAVQRSGSNRSAMASPGLGKSGLKSPEEQLHQSPTPGPGQSPPEKPQSTSNEDGEVILSGQATEAEKKDNFILKKLLSQEEDSDPPTIMDHEISSSPQTTGPGTNDCDRNMDKNEAEPKKTTNVLLKQLLSDENKQDRVVGGLEMRIKLEMDIEKSGLNRSQMSTSLGEGDSQKSQGELLHQLLQEDRNADGVAITSAPAESTSQDQEISGSRSRHESGQQEPQSTTSHPLVPSPSHLPHMSRHPSGSMGLGTQLHNTQLFHDLADTSGRASNSVFASSSSASCLKQQDSIIQNKNLDTLLNSLWERDTESPAIRDIHRQSKKRKASASDVDSTEMDTEPSTSGGSSGGPGGNVEASSRLSQKNALLAQLLSKKAAKETVVNTHLTVNPVGVPQQRIPRNLNEKLVTIKGGGRSTSVDKATEAGGVASMMSTGTVSGTSKMANPHDNPRTNPNTPFPGNTSAGGMGGGMGDGPRGFSSAYGNSLGSGVTSMDLSEDNVTSQLEQFQHFFSDSMGPMATDSASSDSTDPLLQQILQQAADLEEDLSSGNYSAPDMGSVAPPVSTQPLSAPQPPLPTSLPTPLPAPVPTPLPAQQHQPSLSQQHQLAMHQQSLPPHQHQPQQHQFPQSMMESSDMSQEEQNMLAQLEQLISDGSLQGVDSLLGIAGLTNTPGVGSVGGGMDSQTAGLSSSVGIGDGVPGVLTTSLNEQMAIDEIQRQLMNDDPLSSSGAPGMGPMVLQNAGGAGMYSPGPAMSPMMMGSRGAVAAAGATGVPRAHPNMMNLVQRPFASQIPPQQVNQQAALSPGQQQSPTMFAPQGLQPQSPQFPQPRAPLASALQAAPQVFPRTSSQVRQNLLLHQKNRAMEKRQRQNQHQHQQAQDCQRALQHRLQQQQLGSQQFNQQFPQPNMAALDTGTSTSQFPENLRDLMNTGHAPNVTLPIQRGGLVPAPLSPHLPMPPGPHLMGQATPSGPAPAQMSSHYVSGMLGPAQWGLGPGAGVGSAGDAMTGIHPPLQGAQFQNLQRTRTLSGNSLPSPAGQGSRFQFPTDGQFAGPPGQGQVAGMFSPGQNQGGPVPPPGPQQQQQQQQQQQQQQQQQQQQQMFSQNRMMQRSHSMNTGCGSPRTSQSPFGSTDPLLLSPHAMSPNSALRQQPQPSQVSPTFSQSPMTSPQYSHAGAPPPFSGPVSVSSAGGMPPSFSSGHLSLGAPGGANSGQPFHDFELNFFDNTLSDSKKLQADMGLPTAGPTSTSQYVKQELRNICNARSEKQMQQQTQMQQHLLQQQHQQQLQQAPQPMQRLLADCDSELPPDILETISNMSQDHGGPLAEEIKEEEIVSQARQEAKKRYKQFRALSVSEQSPLQEEVDDAEAKATSLFRNQLLKHPPQTAPATVSQSSKSAAACTTQQVNVLQKEPRTPVDVKPPDSKNSLLQQLLADVP is encoded by the exons AGGCAAGATCACAGGGGAGAAGAGGGATCCAGACAACTTGTGCATCGAGGAACTTGCTGAGTTGATCTCTGCAAGTATAGCGGATATGAACGCTTTTCCTGGCAAGCCGGAAAAGAGCAACGTATTGCAGGAGACAGTTGTTTCACAACTTCAGCAGATCTCCAAACCTGGGCCAACTG ACAGCAGATCCAGTGAAGCAGTACAGCAGAGCCAGGTGTCCTCCAGCAAGCCTTCCATTGTTGCAAATGAAATTTTGGGATCCCTCCTCCTGGAG GCTCTTGAAGGCTTTCTCTTTGTGGTCAACAGCCAGGGCAAAGTTGAGTTTGTGTCCGAGAACGTAGTCCAGTATCTCAAATATTCTCAG gatgacTTAGTGGGGAAAAGTATCTACAATATCATTCATGTTGGCGACCATGCTCAGTTCAGCAACAGCCTTGTGCCTATGTCACTAC CCAACAGCCTATCGTGGCCTAATGATTCACCAAACAAGGGTCGCAATTTCAACTGTAGAATGCTTATTAAGCCCCCAT GTGAAGAAGACGAGGATGTGGAAGTGAAACAAACCTATGTTTCCCAATATGAGAGCATGTACATTACTGCTATCCTGCAACCTTATCTTGGACATAAGTTTTCCGATGCACACAGTGAGTCAG ATAATCAGACGTGCTTGGTTTGCATTGCACGAAGGGTCCCTATGATAGAGAAAGTGAATACCATGGTAAATAATGAAGCGTATACAACCAAGTGTGACCTCACAGGCAAAATCCTTGATTTTGAAGCACG ttcattGCCAAAGGGCCATTACGGAGAAGTGCTGACAGGAAGTTATACCTTGACAGGAAATTACTACGACTATTGCCTAAACAATGATGTTTCAGTAGTGCGTAAACACTTTAGTGAAG TGAGTGCTGCAGACAGCAGAAGTGGGCTATACCGAATCAGACTGAAGGACAGCCGCTATTTTTTTGTTCAGTCGACAAGCAAGCTTATCACTTCCCCGCATAACCACAAGCCTGACTACATTTTTTCTACGCATTCAATTATCAG AGAGGTCGAGTCTGAATCTGAACTGAAGGGATTAGCAGGAACCAGTCTGCTAAAATATCTTTCTAACCAATCATCAATCAGCAGCTCACACAACCTGCACCCTGCTTTGGCGTTTATTGGTATACCAAATAGCCCCAGCCTGCCCTTCAACATGGTATCAGCCATGTCCAGTCCTTCCTCCACGATGGGGCTAAATATGGGCATGGGAAATCTTGGACCTCTGGCGAACAACAGCATGGGAAGCATTGGAGGGAACACAGGGAACAGCATGGATTCAATTTCAGATTTAGACTTTTTCACTCCTTCAGACTGGGAACAAGTGAATGCCCTCATTAGCATGAGTGGAGGAGGAGTGTCTCTGCCAGCATCGGAAAATCTCGGAGTCTATAGCAGCAACATGACTGGGAATGGAGTCAGTGGTGGAGCTGTTAGCAGTGGTAATTCTGTATCCAACATGCAGACTTTTACCACGACAAACTCTTGGGGAGGAGTTGCTCCCATGAAAAGTGCGGCCAATACTCCCGCAAACAGTACTGGCTCGTCTTCCTTGCAGTTAGCTTTACTAGGCAATCAGAGTTTAGCCAACATGACTTCAGCCAACATAAACAATACTGTGGGCATCAGCAACACTACCAGCATCTCCATGAATGGCAAGCCACATCCTGGGGTGCTGGCTCATCTACAGCGCAGTAACTCCACTAGCTTTGAAGGCCAGAAATCCCCCAGCTTTTCTCCTGGCCCTGGTGGGACCCCACGAAGTGCTGTCACTTTCAACATGCCAGTGCCTGGACAGCGACAACCTGGTGGACTGATAGGCTACCCCAGCCAGCGCAGTCCTGTATCAGGTGTGATGCAGAATCGCAGCCATGGTGGACAATTTGGCATGGGGTTCCAGCGCAAGACTATGTCCCCTTTGTTGTCACCACAGCCAG GTCTTTCATCCAGCCCAGTGTGGGGTCGCTCTCCCAGTGCCATGGGAGGACCAGATTTTGGTGGACATGGAGGGCCTGGCAGTGTAGGCAGCATGTCTCAAGCCTCTCCTCTACAGGCGTTGCAGTCAATGGATTCCCAGACCTCCAGTGCCTTAGACATACTCAGCCCTTCACCCCGTGGATCACATGACCCACCCTtccctccacccacccctcctTTCGATGCCAGTCCaggaggggttgggggaggcACAGGGGGTGCTGATCTTCGTCAGCGCCCAGGAAAATTGTGCCAGCTGTTGACGCAAAACACGTCACTGGAACAGCTGGGACCACGTTCATTGCTAATGTCAGGAGCAGTCCAGCGTTCTGGCTCAAACAGATCTGCCATGGCCAGCCCAGGCCTGGGTAAGTCTGGACTCAAGTCACCAGAAGAGCAACTGCACCAGTCTCCTACCCCAGGCCCTGGCCAGAGCCCCCCAGAGAAGCCTCAGAGCACATCCAACGAGGATGGAGAGGTCATCCTGAGTGGACAAGCTACAGAAGCAGAAAAGAAGGACAACTTTATCCTGAAGAAGTTGCTGAGTCAGGAGGAGGACTCAGATCCACCAACCATCATGGATCATGAGATCTCAAGCTCTCCTCAGACTACAGGACCTGGGACTAATGACTGTGACAGAAATATGGACAAAAATGAGGCGGAGCCTAAGAAAACcacaaatgttttacttaag CAACTTCTGAGTGATGAAAATAAGCAAGATCGGGTTGTTGGTGGCTTGGAAATGCGCATTAAGCTTGAGATGGACATCGAAAAGTCAGGTTTGAACAGAAGTCAAATGTCCACATCACTGGGAGAAGGGGATAGCCAGAAGTCCCAGGGGGAGCTACTGCACCAGCTTCTTCAAGAAGATCGCAATGCAGATGGAGTGGCCATCACATCAGCACCAGCA GAGTCCACCAGTCAGGATCAGGAGATCAGTGGCTCGCGGTCCCGCCATGAGTCTGGCCAACAAGAGCCACAGTCAACCACCTCACATCCTCTAGTTCCATCCCCATCACACCTGCCTCACATGAGTCGGCATCCTTCAGGCAGCATGGGATTGGGCACTCAGCTGCATAACACTCAGCTCTTTCATGACCTTGCGGACACCTCTGGGCGAGCTTCCAATTCAGTTTTTGCCTCATCCTCCAGCGCATCTTGTCTCAAGCAGCAGGACAGTATAATTCAGAACAAGAATCTTGACACTTTGCTCAACTCTCTATGGGAGCGAGATACCGAGTCGCCAGCCATCCGTGACATCCACAGACAGTCCAAGAAGCGCAAAGCCTCAGCTTCAGATGTTGACAGCACCGAAATGGACACTGAGCCCAGCACTTCAGGTGGTAGCAGTGGTGGGCCTGGAGGGAATGTTGAAGCTAGCAGTCGTTTATCCCAGAAGAACGCTTTGCTGGCTCAGCTACTGTCCAAGAAAGCTGCCAAAGAGACTGTGGTGAACACCCACCTCACTGTCAACCCAGTTGGTGTTCCCCAGCAGCGGATTCCTCGCAATCTCAATGAAAAACTTGTCACCATCAAGGGGGGGGGGCGGAGCACTAGTGTAGACAAAGCCACAGAAGCTGGTGGTGTTGCCAGCATGATGAGTACTGGTACTGTGAGTGGGACCAGCAAGATGGCTAACCCTCATGACAACCCACGCACCAATCCCAACACCCCTTTTCCTGGAAATACAAGTGCTGGTGGTATGGGTGGTGGAATGGGCGATGGGCCAAGGGGTTTCAGTTCTGCCTATGGAAACAGCCTGGGTAGTGGTGTCACTAGTATGGACTTGAGTGAGGACAATGTCACAAGTCAGCTGGAGCAGTTTCAACACTTCTTCTCTGATAGCATGGGACCCATGGCCACGGACTCAGCATCAAGTGACTCCACAGACCCCTTGTTACAGCAGATTCTCCAGCAAGCCGCAGACCTCGAAGAGGACCTCAGCTCAGGCAACTACTCTGCCCCTGACATGGGAAGTGTGGCACCACCAGTCTCCACCCAGCCCCTGTCAGCCCCTCAACCCCCACTCCCTacttctctccccacccctctgCCTGCCCCAGTTCCCACCCCACTTCCTGCTCAGCAGCATCAGCCATCTTTGTCTCAGCAACATCAGCTCGCGATGCACCAGCAGTCGCTGCCTCCACACCAGCATCAGCCACAGCAACACCAGTTTCCACAATCAATGATGGAGTCCAGTGACATGTCTCAGGAGGAGCAGAACATGTTGGCCCAGCTAGAGCAGCTTATTAGTGATGGCTCTCTTCAAGGGGTGGATTCTCTTCTAGGAATTGCAGGACTGACCAACACACCTGGTGTGGGCAGTGTAGGTGGAGGTATGGACTCTCAGACAGCTGGTCTGTCCAGCAGTGTGGGGATAGGGGATGGTGTACCGGGCGTGCTAACCACTTCTCTCAATGAACAAATGGCTATTGACGAGATTCAGCGACAGTTGATGAACGATGATCCTTTGAGCAGCAGTGGCGCTCCAGGCATGGGACCCATGGTTCTTCAGAATGCAGGTGGGGCTGGGATGTACTCCCCAGGTCCTGCCATGTCCCCAATGATGATGGGGTCACGTGGTGCTGTGGCAGCAGCTGGGGCTACTGGTGTTCCACGGGCCCATCCTAATATGATGAACCTTGTGCAGCGCCCATTTGCCAGCCAAATACCACCACAGCAGGTGAATCAACAGGCAGCATTATCGCCAGGGCAACAGCAGTCACCCACCATGTTTGCACCACAAGGATTACAACCACAAAGTCCACAGTTTCCCCAGCCCCGAG CACCCCTGGCAAGTGCCTTGCAAGCAGCTCCTCAGGTCTTCCCACGCACCAGCTCCCAGGTCCGGCAGAACTTACTTCTGCATCAGAAGAACCGGGCCATGGAGAAGCGTCAACGCCAgaaccagcaccagcaccagcaggcTCAAGACTGCCAGCGTGCTCTACAGCACCGtctacaacagcagcagctagGTTCTCAACAATTCAATCAGCAATTCCCACAG CCCAACATGGCAGCTTTGGACACAGGGACCTCCACAAGCCAGTTCCCGGAAAATTTGCGTGATCTCATGAATACGGGACATGCCCCGAACGTGACTCTACCCATCCAG CGGGGAGGCTTGGTGCCAGCGCCCCTATCCCCCCACCTCCCGATGCCGCCGGGCCCCCACCTCATGGGGCAGGCAACCCCCAGCGGGCCGGCCCCGGCCCAGATGTCCTCTCACTATGTGTCTGGAATGCTGGGCCCGGCCCAGTGGGGGTTGGGACCAGGCGCCGGGGTGGGCAGCGCGGGGGACGCCATGACGGGTATTCACCCTCCGCTGCAG GGTGCTCAGTTCCAGAACCTACAGCGGACCCGGACCCTGTCCGGCAACTCCCTGCCTAGCCCTGCCGGGCAAGGCTCTCGCTTTCAGTTTCCCACCGATGGCCAGTTTGCAGGACCCCCAGGTCAAGGACAAGTGGCAGGAATGTTCTCCCCAGGGCAGAACCAAGGGGGTCCAGTACCACCTCCCGGacctcagcagcagcaacaacaacagcagcagcaacaacagcaacagcagcaacaacaacagcagcagatgtTCTCACAGAACCGCATGATGCAGCGCTCACACAGCATGAACACAG GGTGTGGCTCTCCGCGCACATCACAGAGTCCTTTTGGTTCCACAGATCCTCTGCTTCTGTCACCACATGCCATGTCACCAAACTCCGCACTCCGGCAGCAGCCCCAGCCTTCACAG GTATCACCGACATTCAGTCAAAGTCCCATGACATCACCACAGTACAGCCATGCTGGGGCACCACCTCCTTTCTCAGGCCCCGTCTCAGTCTCTTCCGCAGGAGGCATGCCTCCGTCCTTCAGTAGTGGTCACCTCTCCTTGGGTGCTCCAGGAGGAGCAAATTCTGGCCAGCCATTCCAtgattttgaattaaatttcTTTGACAACACACTTTCAGACAG CAAAAAGCTGCAAGCAGATATGGGGCTGCCCACCGCTGGTCCAACATCAACGTCTCAGTACGTGAAGCAGGAACTGCGTAATATATGTAACGCACGGTCAGAGAAACAGATGCAGCAACAGACCCAGATGCAGCAGCATCTTcttcagcagcaacatcagcagcagctgcagcaggcTCCACAGCCAATGCAAAGATTGCTGGCTGACTGTGACAGTGAACTTCCTCCGGATATACTGGAGACCA TAAGCAACATGTCCCAAGATCACGGAGGACCCTTAGCAgaggaaataaaggaagaagagaTAGTTTCTCAAGCACGCCAGGAGGCTAAGAAACGATACAAGCAGTTTCGTgctctttccgtttctgagcaGTCTC CATTACAAGAGGAGGTAGACGATGCAGAAGCCAAAGCTACGAGTCTCTTCCGCAACCAGCTTCTGAAGCATCCACCTCAAACTGCACCTGCAACAGTATCACAGAGTTCCAAATCAGCAGCTGCTTGTACCACACAACAGGTCAACGTTTTGCAAAAAGAGCCAAGG ACTCCTGTTGATGTGAAGCCACCTGACAGCAAAAACAGCCTGCTGCAGCAGTTGTTGGCCGACGTCCCATAA